In a genomic window of Telopea speciosissima isolate NSW1024214 ecotype Mountain lineage chromosome 5, Tspe_v1, whole genome shotgun sequence:
- the LOC122661879 gene encoding uncharacterized protein LOC122661879, producing MASSVAKVSCRVVFVILVLVVGFYVGRPLYWKLSATIHEIREKRQTVKEGISQFVLEARRSVGWVHDESNSDRGGGKVSVASTRRILGVY from the exons atggCGTCTTCGGTAGCTAAGGTTTCATGTAGAGTAGTTTTCGTCATTCTTGTACTTGTCGTTGGCTTCTATGTAGGCCGTCCTCTTTACTGGAAACTCTCTGCAACAATTCACGAGATCCGAGAGAAGAGACAAACCGTGAAAGAAg GGATATCGCAGTTCGTTCTTGAGGCCAGGAGATCTGTTGGTTGGGTTCATGATGAATCAAATTCCGATCGCGGGGGTGGTAAGGTTAGCGTGGCGAGTACAAGGCGTATTCTTGGGGTTTACTGA